A segment of the Fibrobacter succinogenes subsp. succinogenes S85 genome:
CGGAATTCTGCATATAGACAACGCCAATATTACCCGTCGCGAGATGATAACCAGCGGCTAGCCCCACGGCGGCGCCTTCGTTCGCGGCGATCACGTTGTGCTTCGCGTCCATGTGATCCGCGATATAGGCGCAAATATTCTTGAGCAAGGAATCGGGAACGCCGGCATAAAAATCAATACCGTAAGAGCCAAGCGTGTCGATAAAAAACTTCGGAGAGATCATGATTACTTCTTCATCGTTCCGGGAATAAGGTTCAAAATCTGCTTGATAGGCATGCAGTAGTCGTTTGAAGCTTCGAGGCTACGGCTGTGCGTAAGGATGGACTCCGCACACTTCACCATCGCCGGGTATGCAGACCTAAGCATGTGGTTTGCATAGATGACAATGTTGATACCCCAAGTCGAAAGTTCCTCTTCAGTAAACTGGTTGTAGGTCGTGGGTACTGCAACAATCGGCGTATGAGCGTCCTTCTCGCGGAAACGCTTGCAGAATTCCTTGATGTCTTCGCCGCTTTTGTCCTTGGAATGGATCATGATGCCATCAGTACCGGCGGCCACGTAGGCATGGCAACGTTCCAAGGCATCGTCCACGGACTTGCCCGCAATGAGCGATTCGCAGCGGGAGATCACCATGAAGTCGTCCGTAATCTGGGCTTCCTTGCCCGCACGTATTTTTGTGCAGAAACCTTCAATCGTATCCTGCGATTGAATAGCATCTGTACCAAACAGAGAGTTCTGTTTGAGGCCAACCTTGTCTTCAATGATGACCGCAGAAATGCCAAGGCGTTCGAGCGTGCGCACAGTAAAGCCAAAATGTTCGACCTTTCCACCCGTATCGCCATCAAAGATAACCGGCTTTGTCGTGACTTCGAGCGTATCATTCAAGTCATGCAGACGAGTCGTAAGGTCCACAGCCTCGATATCCGGCTTCCCCTTACTCGTGGAATCGGTGAGCGAAGAAGACCACATACCGTCAAACTCGCGAACGCAGCCGTTGATTTCAACACTCGTATGTTCAGCAATCAAGCCCGTAAGGCCATTATGAGATTCCAAAATACGAACAATCGGCTTGGCCGCAATCAGGCGGCGCAGTGAAGAAAGTCTCGCCTGTGGTGTCGTACCGAGGCTATCCATTTCCTTTTTGAGGCCAGCAGAAGTAATGCCCTTGGTGTAAGGGATTTCAATAACCTTGCCACCTAAGGATTCCATAACCTTGAACACCTCGTCACGGATATACTTGTCCGGGCCGTAAAGCCAGTCATCACCATGAATGATATAGTCCGGCTTGTACCTCTTCAAGTTTTCAACATAACTCCATTCATCCTGGGGAACAATCTTTGATACGCCCTTGATGTTCTCGATGACGTTCTTGCGCTGCTCGTAATTCAGATACGGAAGGCGCTTGTGCGTTGCAATCGCCTTATCCGTAAAAAGTCCAATCATCACATCACCGTACTTTGCGCCTTCATTGATGATGTTGATAAGGCCCGGGTGCATGATGTCACCAATCATTCCTAGATATACTGTTTTTGCCATATTTTACCACTAAAACTTTTTAAACTATAAAAAATCCTTATTTTCTAGTCAGCTTTCTCACTAAGAACTTAAAGCCCTTCACAATCCAGTTCTGTTTTTCCATGAACATGCAAGGGATTTCCTTATATTGTATAGCGTTCTTTTCCAGCCACACATCCAGCAGGCGTTCACTCACAAAGCCAAAAACGCGGGAGTCGTTCAAGCTGTACTGAGAAATATCCAAGCGCTTTTCAAGTTCAAACAAGATGTCGAAAAGCCATTCGCAATAGCGGTTCAACACATCCCTTTTCATGATGAACATGTTAAAGCGGTGACCAATCGTCCGCTTCATGTAATCGTCGTATACAGGGATATACTCCGGATACTTTTCCGTAAGGATTTCCCTAGTCGTATCTAGGTCGATTGCATGGTGGGCATGTGCATATTGAGAATAGTTTGTCTCAATAAAATAATCACGAGGTTTCGG
Coding sequences within it:
- the aepX gene encoding phosphoenolpyruvate mutase, with the translated sequence MAKTVYLGMIGDIMHPGLINIINEGAKYGDVMIGLFTDKAIATHKRLPYLNYEQRKNVIENIKGVSKIVPQDEWSYVENLKRYKPDYIIHGDDWLYGPDKYIRDEVFKVMESLGGKVIEIPYTKGITSAGLKKEMDSLGTTPQARLSSLRRLIAAKPIVRILESHNGLTGLIAEHTSVEINGCVREFDGMWSSSLTDSTSKGKPDIEAVDLTTRLHDLNDTLEVTTKPVIFDGDTGGKVEHFGFTVRTLERLGISAVIIEDKVGLKQNSLFGTDAIQSQDTIEGFCTKIRAGKEAQITDDFMVISRCESLIAGKSVDDALERCHAYVAAGTDGIMIHSKDKSGEDIKEFCKRFREKDAHTPIVAVPTTYNQFTEEELSTWGINIVIYANHMLRSAYPAMVKCAESILTHSRSLEASNDYCMPIKQILNLIPGTMKK
- a CDS encoding DUF4422 domain-containing protein produces the protein MNAKVIVATHKTYRMPTDPMYVPVHVGAEGKPSLGYIGDNTGDNISLKNKNYCELSGLYWAWKNLDADYLGIAHYRRHFSIRPKKDKWNSILSEKELMPLFSDCDVVLPKPRDYFIETNYSQYAHAHHAIDLDTTREILTEKYPEYIPVYDDYMKRTIGHRFNMFIMKRDVLNRYCEWLFDILFELEKRLDISQYSLNDSRVFGFVSERLLDVWLEKNAIQYKEIPCMFMEKQNWIVKGFKFLVRKLTRK